ACCTGTGCTTCGGGGAACACAGCCTGTATAGCCTTTTGAATTCCCTCCAGCATGGCTTTCTTCGTCGGGTCCATAAACACCGATACCAACACGCCGGAAAGATGCTTTAACTGGCGGCTTGTCTCCCGCACTTCCTCCACACAAGCCTGCAATTCTTTAATTGTATGTATGGCATAGGGTATTTGCTTCATCTGTTCATATACCTTCTTATTGGGTCAGCCGGCAGTCTGGCCGCCGACGGTTTATTCCTGTTCGCTCTTCTTATCCCGCAGGAACAACTTCAAAAGCTCTTCCTGGGGAGATTTTCCTTCGTTGATGATGGCATTGACCGTTGCACAAATTGGTAATTCCAAGTGGTACTCCCGGGCAATATCCATCAATGCCGTCACCGTATACACCCCTTCGGCCAATTTGCCAAAGTTCTTCCCCTTGACAAATTCCTCGCCAAAACGGCGGTTATTGCTGAACGGGGAAAAGAGAGTGGCTTCATAATCCCCTAAATGGGAGAGGCCATACACCGTCATACGGTCGCCCCCCATCTTTTCAATAAGACGGGATAGTTCCTTGGTGCCCCGGGCCATCAATGCCCCTTTGAGGCTGCTGTATCCGAGGCCGTCTAACATACCAGCGGCCAGTCCCATGACATTTTTCGCAGCCGCACCGATTTCCGTTCCCAGCAAATCCTCGCCGTAATAGAAGCGGATTAACGGGCTGGCAAAAGCATTGACGATTTCCCGGGTCAGCTGCATTTCCTTGGCGGCAATGACCATACAGTTGGGAATCTCCCGTACAAAATCCTGC
The Selenomonas ruminantium AC2024 DNA segment above includes these coding regions:
- a CDS encoding NAD(P)H-dependent glycerol-3-phosphate dehydrogenase, with protein sequence MKIAVLGCGRWGSFHAWYAQRIGHQVMLWGRKGSKHLQALQETRQNEYLTLPETVELTDDLAAAVAFADILIISISAQKLREFCRQLKALPQLDAKKFVLCMKGLEISTGKRLTTVVAEELGTDKQVAVWVGPGHVQDFVREIPNCMVIAAKEMQLTREIVNAFASPLIRFYYGEDLLGTEIGAAAKNVMGLAAGMLDGLGYSSLKGALMARGTKELSRLIEKMGGDRMTVYGLSHLGDYEATLFSPFSNNRRFGEEFVKGKNFGKLAEGVYTVTALMDIAREYHLELPICATVNAIINEGKSPQEELLKLFLRDKKSEQE